From a single Calothrix sp. NIES-2098 genomic region:
- a CDS encoding transposase IS66 produces the protein MNQSLPQDLDPESLNQLPKEKLVEIIIEQSKVIRELQKTVLELQQEIESLKVSRDLDSKTSSKPPSGDILKKSENKKAAPQEQSNHPKRKPGGQPGHQGKTRKGFGRVDRCEILRPLNCVCCGQKAFAAVAVKVEKSL, from the coding sequence ATGAACCAAAGCCTGCCTCAAGATTTAGACCCAGAAAGCTTGAACCAGTTACCGAAAGAAAAACTGGTAGAGATAATTATTGAGCAGAGCAAGGTAATACGTGAATTACAGAAAACAGTATTAGAACTACAGCAAGAAATAGAAAGTTTAAAAGTCAGCAGAGATTTAGACAGCAAAACCTCATCTAAGCCCCCATCAGGGGACATCCTCAAAAAAAGTGAAAACAAAAAAGCAGCACCGCAAGAACAATCAAATCATCCCAAAAGAAAGCCAGGTGGGCAACCAGGGCATCAAGGTAAGACCCGTAAGGGTTTTGGTAGAGTAGATCGTTGTGAAATCTTACGTCCTCTTAATTGTGTCTGTTGTGGTCAAAAAGCGTTTGCGGCTGTGGCAGTAAAAGTAGAAAAAAGTCTGTAG
- the vapD gene encoding endoribonuclease VapD: protein MYAITCELDTDTLGKTYHNPSYQNAYNDIKAVLQQHGFGRQQGSVYFGNNSVDPVTCVIAVMDLAQKFSWFAPSVRDIRMLRIEDNNDLTPAINKALALAQSTK, encoded by the coding sequence ATGTACGCAATTACATGTGAGTTAGACACTGATACGTTAGGCAAAACGTACCACAATCCTTCCTATCAAAACGCCTATAACGACATTAAAGCCGTCTTGCAACAACATGGCTTTGGGCGACAGCAAGGCAGTGTGTATTTTGGAAATAACTCCGTTGATCCGGTCACATGCGTCATTGCAGTCATGGATCTTGCTCAAAAATTCTCGTGGTTTGCTCCCTCAGTCAGAGATATTAGGATGCTCAGAATCGAAGATAATAACGACCTGACACCAGCAATTAATAAAGCGCTGGCTCTTGCCCAAAGCACTAAGTAA
- a CDS encoding plasmid stabilization system protein, with product MKQLRVTAEAKGDLADIWWYIAQDSERAADTIITKITQKCDDLLVTPEIGRARPELAPELRSIPVGKYLIFYRSIPEGIEIVRVLHGARDIESLFEEL from the coding sequence ATGAAGCAGTTACGAGTTACCGCTGAGGCAAAAGGCGATCTGGCTGATATTTGGTGGTACATCGCCCAAGACAGTGAACGCGCCGCAGACACCATCATTACAAAAATCACGCAAAAGTGTGATGATCTGCTTGTCACCCCTGAAATTGGCAGAGCACGTCCTGAGTTAGCACCAGAGCTTCGTAGCATCCCCGTAGGAAAATACCTTATTTTTTACCGCTCCATTCCCGAAGGTATCGAAATTGTGCGCGTGCTCCACGGTGCGAGAGATATTGAAAGTCTTTTTGAGGAACTATAG
- a CDS encoding DEAD/DEAH box helicase domain-containing protein has protein sequence MTLVATFIGVNQYADNNIPDLAGASNDATALWALFSDSILDIKTHHLLNTQATGKAIRDALNDTFNQTGPDDTALFFFAGHGSPSHQLVPHDARREALGETTIAMSELNNYLKSSNARIAIVILDCCFSGGATARVLQNVPTSRNTMMTVADLQGKGRVIIAASKDNEEAHELNGHGLLTQALLHTFKLHPTGIEIGGITDEVTQRVRSEASRFGFHQTPVIFNLIEGGLKLPPLSPGTRYAQAFPNTVGVKVSLNIEDLAAFNLPSQLINAWKAQFVNGLNALQLKAVNEYRVLDHRSLLVVAPTSSGKTFIGEMAAAKAIAQGKKTVFLLPFKSLTNEKYEDFQALYGEQLGLRVIRCTGDYSDNTDHFIRGKYDIALLTYEMFLGLSVSVPSLIHKIGLVILDEAQFITDPNRGIAVELLLTSLLNARKQGVKPQILALSAVIGDINYFNDWLECETLSSNERPVPLVEGVLDRNGMFQYIGLDQQEHVEQFLPPGAIVQRKSKPELQDIIVPLARKLIAEKEQLLIFRNQRGSAVGCSLYLASELGLMPASNVLAQLPVHDRSTASSNLCTALTGGTAFHNSDLIREERLAVEQEFRQLQSTIRVLAATTTVAAGINTPASTVIIPETFFYGDEKREFTVAEYKNMAGRAGRLGLSSSGRSILLAENAMERDRLFRRYVQGNPEPICSSFDSAHIETWILRLLSQIKQIPKKEVIHLLASTYGGYLASRQHPDWHQVTEPRLEELLTKMDLLGLLEEDDEQIRLSLLGKACGRSNFSFSSALKLVDLLKRFPENLSAEQLMAYLQVLPEVAGYISVSKKGTKESTWAHEINTYYGDAVTAAFQRGAKDQFDYYGRCKRAAILWNWINGQPIETIENKFSATPYAGNVGANDIRSCADRTRLYLQSAYDIVSLLLLGKGPDEIAINTILQQLEFGLPADALGLIHLPVTLSRGEYLALYQAGYVTSKEVLQSLEKLPPLLSETRIKQFMVEM, from the coding sequence ATGACTTTAGTCGCCACCTTTATAGGTGTAAATCAGTATGCAGATAATAATATCCCTGATCTGGCTGGCGCATCAAATGATGCCACAGCACTTTGGGCACTATTCTCAGATTCAATCTTAGATATTAAAACCCATCATCTACTTAATACCCAAGCAACGGGTAAAGCCATAAGAGATGCACTCAACGATACATTCAATCAAACAGGGCCTGATGATACAGCCCTTTTCTTTTTTGCAGGTCACGGATCTCCCTCACACCAGCTTGTTCCTCATGATGCGCGGCGTGAAGCACTAGGGGAAACTACGATCGCGATGAGTGAATTGAACAACTACCTAAAGTCATCGAACGCACGTATTGCCATTGTCATACTTGATTGCTGCTTTAGCGGTGGCGCAACTGCACGTGTGCTTCAAAATGTACCTACGTCGCGTAACACAATGATGACCGTTGCGGATCTGCAAGGTAAAGGAAGAGTTATTATCGCTGCATCAAAAGACAATGAAGAAGCGCATGAACTGAATGGACATGGACTCCTTACACAGGCGTTACTGCATACTTTTAAGCTTCATCCTACGGGTATTGAGATAGGTGGAATAACGGACGAAGTGACGCAACGGGTGAGATCTGAAGCGAGCCGTTTTGGTTTTCACCAAACTCCAGTGATTTTTAATCTTATTGAAGGTGGACTCAAGTTACCCCCGCTGAGTCCTGGCACTCGCTATGCACAAGCATTTCCAAATACAGTTGGTGTCAAAGTTAGCTTAAATATTGAGGATCTAGCTGCGTTTAATCTTCCGTCTCAATTAATCAATGCCTGGAAAGCTCAATTTGTGAATGGGCTTAATGCTCTCCAACTAAAAGCAGTGAACGAATACCGTGTGCTTGACCACCGTTCTCTTCTAGTTGTAGCTCCTACAAGTTCCGGCAAAACGTTTATTGGAGAAATGGCTGCTGCTAAAGCGATCGCTCAAGGAAAAAAGACTGTATTCTTATTACCGTTTAAGTCACTTACTAATGAGAAGTATGAAGATTTTCAAGCTTTGTATGGGGAGCAATTAGGGCTTCGAGTCATTCGTTGTACAGGTGATTATTCAGACAATACTGACCATTTTATACGGGGAAAATACGATATAGCACTTCTCACGTATGAAATGTTTTTAGGATTATCAGTCAGTGTACCATCGCTCATTCACAAGATTGGATTGGTCATTTTAGATGAGGCACAATTTATTACTGACCCTAATCGCGGTATTGCAGTAGAACTTTTACTTACCAGTTTGCTGAATGCACGAAAGCAGGGTGTAAAACCACAGATACTCGCACTCTCAGCCGTAATTGGTGATATTAATTATTTTAACGATTGGCTTGAGTGTGAAACGCTTTCCAGCAATGAGCGGCCAGTACCACTTGTTGAGGGAGTATTAGATAGAAATGGTATGTTCCAATATATTGGTCTTGACCAGCAAGAGCATGTAGAGCAGTTTTTACCACCAGGTGCAATTGTACAACGTAAGAGTAAACCGGAATTGCAGGATATCATCGTCCCCTTAGCCAGAAAACTTATTGCTGAGAAAGAGCAATTGCTTATTTTTCGCAATCAACGTGGGAGTGCTGTAGGCTGCTCCCTTTATCTTGCCAGTGAATTGGGGCTTATGCCAGCAAGCAACGTATTGGCACAGCTTCCTGTACACGATCGTTCAACCGCATCATCGAACCTGTGTACAGCATTAACAGGTGGAACCGCCTTTCATAATTCAGACTTAATAAGGGAAGAACGCTTGGCGGTTGAACAAGAATTTCGACAGCTTCAAAGTACCATCCGTGTGCTCGCTGCAACGACAACAGTTGCTGCTGGCATTAATACACCTGCGTCCACCGTCATTATTCCAGAGACTTTCTTTTATGGTGATGAAAAACGTGAGTTTACCGTAGCAGAATATAAAAATATGGCCGGACGTGCAGGAAGATTGGGGCTTTCGTCGTCAGGGCGTAGCATTCTATTGGCTGAAAATGCTATGGAACGCGATCGTTTATTTCGTCGATACGTACAAGGCAACCCAGAGCCAATATGTTCTTCTTTCGATTCTGCTCATATAGAAACATGGATACTTCGCCTACTTAGCCAAATTAAACAAATTCCTAAAAAAGAAGTGATTCACCTGCTTGCCAGCACGTATGGTGGGTATTTAGCGAGTCGTCAACACCCAGACTGGCATCAAGTGACAGAGCCTCGCCTAGAAGAGTTGCTGACAAAAATGGATTTGTTGGGCCTACTTGAAGAAGATGATGAGCAAATAAGGCTTAGTCTCCTTGGAAAGGCATGTGGAAGATCGAATTTCTCATTTTCCTCTGCATTAAAACTTGTCGATTTGCTCAAACGTTTTCCTGAGAATCTTTCAGCAGAACAGCTTATGGCATATCTGCAAGTTTTACCGGAAGTTGCTGGTTATATCTCAGTGTCTAAAAAGGGAACAAAAGAATCTACTTGGGCACATGAAATAAATACTTATTATGGAGATGCCGTGACTGCTGCATTTCAACGAGGTGCAAAAGATCAGTTTGACTACTATGGACGCTGTAAACGGGCTGCTATTTTATGGAATTGGATTAATGGACAGCCAATAGAAACCATTGAGAACAAATTTTCAGCGACTCCATATGCTGGAAATGTCGGAGCTAATGATATTCGCAGTTGTGCAGACCGGACACGGCTATATCTTCAGTCTGCTTATGATATTGTTAGTCTTTTATTACTGGGGAAGGGGCCAGATGAAATTGCCATAAATACTATTCTTCAACAGCTGGAATTTGGTTTGCCAGCGGATGCGTTAGGCCTCATTCACTTACCTGTTACCTTGTCACGAGGCGAATACTTAGCGTTGTATCAGGCAGGGTATGTAACTAGCAAAGAAGTACTTCAGTCGTTAGAGAAGTTACCTCCGCTGTTGAGTGAGACAAGAATAAAGCAATTCATGGTAGAGATGTAA
- a CDS encoding DNA methylase N-4/N-6 domain protein, giving the protein MGMKAAKLDNASEQLAIPFASQGKKHTLIEQSNGYQLHYHHPHGKLYQGNSIEWLRTIDDETVHLIFADPPYNIKKAEWDNFESQEKYIQWSIEWIKEASRILTPSGSLYVCGFSEILADIKHPASKYFYSCRWLIWHYKNKANLGKDWGRSHESILHFRKSKSFQLNIDTIRIPYGNHTLKYPSHPQATTSNFSNNNKGHEWTPHPLGAKPKDVIEIPTTCNGMGEKTPHPTQKPEELLRKLVLAASNKNDIVLDPFSGSGTTLVVAEQLGRQWLGCELNPEYNHWAIERIERVPMMTEEEWIEFDRKNAERRTSIR; this is encoded by the coding sequence ATGGGAATGAAAGCAGCAAAGCTAGATAACGCATCTGAACAATTAGCAATTCCCTTTGCTTCTCAAGGAAAGAAGCACACGTTAATAGAGCAATCCAATGGGTATCAATTACACTATCATCATCCACACGGAAAACTCTATCAAGGGAATTCAATTGAATGGCTTCGCACCATTGACGATGAGACGGTACACCTCATATTTGCTGACCCTCCCTACAACATTAAGAAAGCTGAGTGGGATAATTTTGAGAGCCAAGAAAAATATATTCAATGGTCAATAGAATGGATTAAAGAAGCCTCAAGAATCTTAACTCCATCAGGTTCTCTTTATGTGTGTGGTTTTTCTGAAATACTCGCTGATATAAAGCACCCTGCATCAAAGTATTTTTATTCTTGCCGATGGCTCATTTGGCACTATAAAAATAAAGCAAATCTTGGCAAAGATTGGGGACGTTCGCATGAGAGTATTCTACATTTTAGAAAATCCAAATCTTTTCAACTCAATATTGATACCATTAGAATTCCCTACGGCAATCACACATTAAAATATCCTTCTCACCCGCAAGCGACCACAAGTAATTTTAGCAATAACAACAAAGGACACGAATGGACGCCACATCCTCTTGGCGCAAAACCTAAAGATGTAATAGAAATTCCGACTACCTGTAATGGCATGGGAGAAAAAACACCACATCCTACGCAAAAACCGGAGGAATTATTAAGAAAGTTAGTGCTTGCTGCATCTAATAAAAATGATATTGTTCTTGATCCATTTTCAGGAAGTGGTACTACGTTAGTAGTCGCTGAACAATTAGGAAGACAATGGTTAGGCTGTGAATTAAATCCTGAATACAATCATTGGGCAATAGAGCGAATTGAACGTGTGCCTATGATGACAGAAGAAGAATGGATTGAATTTGATAGAAAAAACGCTGAACGCCGCACGAGTATTCGATGA
- a CDS encoding flavin reductase-like, FMN-binding protein, with the protein MLAPHIGRKFTLFDSKNLSHDPFSKRIVKSGDRIDIGKGHEIEFVSAPNLHWPDTIFSYDRKTEIIYTCDAFGMHFCDDRTFDEDLEAIEADFRFYYDCLMGPNARSLLNAMKRMNELGKIKIIANGHGPLLYHNLDVLTECYQSWSQRQAKAETTVGLFYVSEYGFSERLIQAIGEGIQKTGVGIEMIDLSTAEAQEIQELAGRAAGIVIGMPPTTNVAAQAGISSLLAVANTKQLVGLFECYGGDDEPIDTLRRKFIDSGIKEAFPAIRIKETPGASTYQLCAEAGTDLGQVLMRDRNIKQIKSLDVNMEKALGRISSGLYIVTTKKGNVSGAMLASWVSQASLQPLGFTIAVAKDRAIDSLMQVGDRFVLNVLEEGNYQELKKQFLKRLPPGGDRFAGVKTQTAKNGSPILTDALAYMECEVQSCIECSDHWILYCTVQEGRVSKSEGLTAVRHRKVGNYY; encoded by the coding sequence ATGCTTGCACCCCACATCGGTAGAAAATTCACCTTATTTGACAGTAAAAACCTGTCTCACGATCCATTTTCAAAGCGGATTGTTAAAAGTGGCGATCGCATTGATATTGGTAAAGGACACGAAATCGAATTCGTGAGTGCGCCTAACCTCCACTGGCCTGATACCATCTTCAGCTATGACCGCAAAACCGAAATCATCTACACCTGTGATGCTTTTGGGATGCACTTCTGTGACGATCGCACCTTTGACGAAGACTTAGAAGCGATCGAAGCTGACTTTAGATTTTATTACGATTGTTTGATGGGGCCGAATGCGCGTTCGTTGCTGAATGCAATGAAGCGGATGAATGAATTAGGGAAAATTAAAATTATTGCCAACGGTCACGGGCCGCTACTTTACCATAACCTAGATGTTTTAACTGAGTGTTACCAAAGTTGGAGCCAAAGACAAGCGAAAGCTGAAACCACTGTCGGCTTGTTTTATGTCTCAGAATATGGGTTTAGCGAGCGGCTGATTCAGGCTATTGGGGAAGGAATCCAGAAAACTGGAGTTGGGATCGAAATGATCGATCTCAGTACTGCGGAAGCGCAAGAAATTCAAGAACTTGCAGGTAGAGCCGCTGGTATCGTGATTGGTATGCCGCCAACTACCAACGTTGCGGCTCAAGCTGGTATCAGTTCGCTGTTAGCTGTGGCTAATACCAAGCAACTAGTAGGATTATTTGAGTGTTACGGTGGGGATGATGAACCCATTGATACACTGCGACGAAAATTTATCGACTCAGGTATCAAAGAAGCCTTCCCAGCGATTCGGATTAAAGAGACTCCTGGTGCGTCTACATACCAGCTATGTGCAGAAGCGGGTACGGACTTGGGACAAGTGCTAATGCGCGATCGCAACATCAAGCAGATCAAGTCCCTCGACGTGAATATGGAAAAAGCGTTGGGTCGGATTAGCAGCGGACTATATATTGTCACTACCAAAAAAGGTAATGTCAGCGGTGCAATGCTGGCTTCTTGGGTTAGCCAAGCCAGCTTACAACCTTTAGGTTTTACCATTGCTGTCGCTAAAGACCGCGCCATTGATTCCTTGATGCAAGTAGGCGATCGCTTTGTGCTCAATGTCCTAGAAGAAGGGAATTATCAGGAACTTAAAAAGCAGTTCCTCAAGCGCTTACCTCCTGGTGGCGACCGATTTGCAGGTGTGAAAACTCAAACCGCGAAGAACGGTTCCCCAATTCTTACAGATGCGCTGGCTTACATGGAATGTGAAGTCCAAAGCTGTATTGAATGTAGCGACCACTGGATTTTATATTGCACTGTCCAAGAAGGCCGTGTATCCAAGTCAGAAGGATTGACAGCCGTTCGCCATCGCAAGGTAGGTAACTACTACTAA
- a CDS encoding flavin reductase-like, FMN-binding protein, whose protein sequence is MRFSNNPFTHIFELAKNWVNSAQFFQVFRKSYPKSMSNSKPRDVQVLPIATNTKVLRARSWSRLRFEIEYALERGTTSNCYLIESDKTAIIDPPAETFTEIYLEALQQTLNLKHLDYVILGHFNPNRVPTYKALLELAPQITFVCSLPGAANLRNAFPDDTLNILVMRGKETLDLGKGHVLKFFPTPSPRWPEALCTYDQQTQILYTDKLFGSHICGDEAFDDNWESFKEDQRYYYNCLMAPNALHVEAALEKISDLQVRMYGVGHGPLVRTSLIELTKSYAEWSHAQRTREISVALLYASAYGNTATLAQAIALGLTKGGVAVKSINCEFADPDEIRTTLQECDAFIIGSPTIGGHAPTPIHTALGIVLSVGDNNKLAGVFGSYGWSGEAFDLIEGKLRDAGYKFGFDTLKVKFKPDDVTLKYCEEVGTDFAQAIKKAKKVRVPQQAATPLEQAVGRIVGSVCVIAAKQGDVSTGMLGAWVSQATFNPPGITVAIAKERAIESLMYPGGKFTLNILEEGNHVEYTKHFRKSFAPGEDRFASFSTAVADNGCAVLTDAIAYLECSVSQRLECGDHWVVYATVDNGKLLKPDAVTAINHRKTGTHY, encoded by the coding sequence ATGAGATTCTCAAATAATCCCTTCACCCACATCTTTGAATTAGCTAAAAACTGGGTAAATTCTGCCCAGTTTTTCCAAGTTTTTCGTAAATCTTACCCAAAATCTATGAGCAATTCCAAACCCCGTGACGTACAAGTTTTGCCCATTGCGACAAATACTAAAGTTCTCAGAGCGCGTAGTTGGTCACGTCTGCGGTTTGAAATTGAATATGCACTTGAAAGGGGAACTACTTCCAATTGCTATTTAATTGAAAGCGATAAAACTGCAATTATTGACCCACCTGCGGAAACTTTCACCGAAATTTATCTCGAAGCATTACAGCAGACCCTCAATTTAAAACACTTGGATTATGTAATTTTGGGTCACTTCAATCCTAATCGCGTCCCTACCTACAAAGCGCTTTTAGAACTAGCACCGCAGATTACTTTTGTCTGTTCGCTTCCGGGCGCTGCAAATTTACGTAATGCTTTCCCTGATGACACGTTAAATATCTTGGTGATGCGGGGGAAAGAAACTTTAGATTTAGGTAAGGGTCATGTTTTAAAATTCTTCCCCACTCCTAGTCCACGTTGGCCGGAAGCGCTTTGTACCTACGACCAGCAAACCCAAATTCTCTACACGGATAAGCTATTTGGCTCTCATATCTGCGGCGATGAGGCGTTTGATGACAACTGGGAAAGCTTCAAAGAAGACCAGCGCTACTACTACAACTGTTTGATGGCTCCTAATGCATTGCACGTAGAAGCAGCTTTGGAGAAAATCTCTGATTTGCAGGTGCGAATGTATGGTGTTGGTCACGGGCCTTTGGTACGTACTAGCTTAATCGAACTGACCAAATCCTATGCAGAATGGAGCCACGCCCAAAGAACCAGAGAAATATCTGTGGCGCTGCTGTATGCTTCAGCTTATGGAAATACGGCAACTTTAGCACAGGCGATCGCTCTGGGATTAACTAAAGGCGGCGTCGCCGTAAAATCAATTAACTGCGAATTTGCTGACCCTGATGAAATTCGTACCACTTTGCAAGAGTGTGATGCATTTATCATTGGTTCCCCCACGATTGGCGGTCACGCACCTACCCCCATTCATACTGCTTTAGGAATTGTTCTCAGCGTTGGCGATAACAATAAACTGGCGGGAGTATTTGGTTCCTATGGCTGGAGTGGCGAAGCCTTTGATTTAATTGAAGGTAAACTCCGGGATGCTGGTTACAAATTTGGTTTTGACACTCTCAAGGTCAAGTTTAAACCGGATGATGTCACTCTCAAGTACTGTGAAGAAGTTGGCACAGACTTTGCTCAAGCGATCAAAAAAGCGAAAAAAGTGCGCGTACCACAACAAGCTGCTACTCCTTTAGAACAAGCTGTAGGTCGAATTGTTGGTTCCGTTTGCGTGATTGCGGCGAAACAAGGCGACGTTTCCACAGGAATGTTGGGTGCTTGGGTATCTCAAGCAACATTTAACCCGCCGGGAATTACTGTGGCGATCGCCAAAGAACGAGCGATTGAATCCTTGATGTATCCAGGTGGTAAATTCACCTTAAATATCTTAGAAGAAGGCAATCATGTAGAGTACACGAAGCATTTCCGCAAATCTTTTGCCCCTGGAGAAGATAGATTTGCCAGCTTTAGTACTGCTGTGGCTGATAACGGTTGCGCTGTGCTTACAGATGCGATCGCTTATTTAGAATGCTCCGTTAGCCAACGTCTAGAATGTGGCGATCATTGGGTAGTTTATGCAACTGTTGATAACGGTAAATTACTCAAACCCGATGCGGTGACAGCGATCAACCATCGCAAAACAGGTACTCATTATTAG
- a CDS encoding two-component hybrid sensor and regulator: MQTPPSILVIDDEPDNFDVVETLLDGENYRLCYAPSGQQALDRLKSFQPDVILLDIMMPDLDGMEVCRRIKADPQWQVVPIIVVTALTSKEDLAKCLATGADDFISKPISGVELRARVNSMLRIKQQYDNLQALLKLREDMVNMIVHDLQNPLASILLATEILQVPEVKTEKLHRKLDQIAIAVQQLQGLIDNLLLMAKLESDKMILNYTDVDICEICLSALANLEAIANQKQLTLVSELPQTNRTIKVDAAIFRRVLDNLLSNAIKFSPSNSQIILRAEYLDSGNIKVQVADFGPGVPVELRQRIFEKYEIGALIQEVSQIGLGLAFCKMAIEAHQGTITVEDNQPQGSIFTVFLKNSYEKVIGNS, translated from the coding sequence ATGCAAACTCCACCTTCTATTTTGGTAATTGATGATGAACCGGATAACTTCGATGTTGTGGAAACGTTGCTAGATGGGGAAAACTATCGCTTATGCTACGCACCTAGCGGTCAACAAGCCCTCGATCGCCTCAAAAGCTTTCAGCCTGATGTGATTTTGCTCGATATCATGATGCCCGATCTAGATGGCATGGAAGTATGTCGGCGGATTAAAGCTGACCCCCAATGGCAGGTGGTGCCGATCATTGTAGTCACAGCTTTGACGAGTAAAGAAGATTTGGCGAAATGTCTGGCGACAGGTGCAGATGACTTTATTAGTAAGCCGATCAGTGGTGTAGAGTTAAGAGCCAGAGTTAATTCCATGTTGCGGATTAAGCAGCAGTATGACAACCTGCAAGCCTTGCTGAAACTGCGAGAAGACATGGTAAATATGATTGTGCATGACTTGCAAAATCCCCTAGCCAGTATTTTGCTAGCAACGGAGATTCTCCAAGTTCCGGAAGTCAAAACGGAAAAACTGCACCGCAAGCTCGATCAAATTGCGATCGCCGTCCAACAACTCCAGGGTTTAATTGATAACTTGTTGCTAATGGCAAAGTTAGAATCTGACAAAATGATTCTCAACTACACAGATGTAGATATTTGTGAGATTTGTCTATCTGCGTTAGCAAATCTTGAGGCGATCGCTAACCAAAAACAGCTGACATTGGTAAGTGAATTACCGCAAACTAACAGAACAATTAAGGTAGATGCCGCTATCTTCCGGCGCGTACTAGATAATTTGCTTTCCAATGCAATTAAATTTTCACCATCCAATTCTCAAATTATCCTCAGAGCCGAGTATTTAGATTCAGGAAATATCAAAGTACAAGTCGCTGATTTTGGCCCCGGAGTCCCGGTAGAACTGCGCCAAAGAATTTTTGAGAAGTATGAAATTGGCGCTTTAATACAAGAAGTTTCACAAATTGGTTTAGGATTAGCTTTTTGTAAAATGGCAATTGAGGCGCATCAAGGCACCATCACGGTTGAAGATAATCAGCCACAAGGTAGTATTTTTACAGTCTTTTTAAAAAACAGTTATGAAAAAGTAATTGGTAATTCGTAA